In Juglans microcarpa x Juglans regia isolate MS1-56 chromosome 8D, Jm3101_v1.0, whole genome shotgun sequence, the following are encoded in one genomic region:
- the LOC121242194 gene encoding protein FAR-RED IMPAIRED RESPONSE 1-like: protein MTQRSKREDDESVRYVTLGCAHGGKTRKRITNISKPCSTTKTDCKVRINVVLADGVLSIATVYNAHNYGLSPQNARFFRCNRAIDDSVKRQLDINDKAGICMAKSFNALVVEVGGFDKLSFIEKDAKNYIDKARYLRLGKGGVDALHSYFERMQYKNDGFYSSMDLDDGGRLKNVFWADARNRAAYDNFRDVGTFDTTYLTNRHGMPFAPFVGVNHHGQSILLGVGLISSENIETFVWLFDTWLKYMDGRAPKAIITDQDRAMKNAIAIVFPNTRHRYCLWHIMRKLSEKLGSHVEFKYGLKSALQRCVYDSQTSDEFEKSWEVFIDIYNLKENAWLQSLYSERMYWVPVYLKNIFWARMSTTQRSESMNAFFDGDVHSRTTLKEIVDQFDNALRKKVENEIVADFHSFNCIVPCISHLPVEKKFQAVYTNYKFKEVQ from the coding sequence ATGACCCAAAGAAGTAAAAGGGAAGATGATGAGAGTGTTAGATATGTAACACTTGGGTGTGCTCATGGTGGTAAGACAAGGAAACGTATTACCAACATTTCTAAACCATGCTCGACAACAAAGACTGATTGTAAGGTGAGAATTAATGTAGTTTTGGCTGATGGTGTCTTAAGTATAGCTACTGTCTACAATGCACATAACTATGGGTTAAGTCCACAAAATGCAAGATTTTTTAGATGTAATCGCGCAATTGATGATTCCGTGAAGAGGCAGTTAGATATTAACGACAAGGCAGGCATATGTATGGCCAAAAGTTTTAACGCATTGGTTGTCGAGGTTGGTGGTTTTGACAAACtttcatttattgaaaaagatGCAAAGAATTATATAGACAAGGCTCGCTACCTTAGACTTGGCAAAGGAGGTGTTGATGCACTTCATAGTTATTTTGAGAGGATGCAGTATAAGAATGATGGGTTTTACTCATCGATGGATTTGGATGATGGTGGTCgattaaaaaatgtcttttgggcTGATGCACGCAATAGAGCAGCATATGATAATTTTAGAGATGTTGGgacatttgatacaacatacCTAACAAATAGACATGGCATGCCATTTGCTCCGTTTGTTGGTGTTAACCACCATGGACAGTCAATACTTTTGGGAGTAGGCTTGATATCAAGTGAAAATATTGAAacatttgtttggttatttgaCACTTGGTTAAAATATATGGATGGGAGGGCGCCAAAAGCTATCATCACTGATCAAGACAGAgctatgaaaaatgctattgcAATAGTCTTTCCAAATACCCGGCATAGATACTGTTTGTGGCACATAATGAGAAAACTATCAGAGAAGTTGGGCTCACATGTTGAATTTAAGTATGGGTTGAAAAGTGCATTGCAGAGATGTGTTTATGATTCTCAGACTTCTGACGAGTTTGAGAAGTCTTGGGAGGTGTTTATTGACATTtacaatttgaaggaaaatgcaTGGCTTCAAAGTCTTTATAGTGAGCGAATGTATTGGGTTCCcgtatatttgaaaaatatattttgggctAGGATGAGCACAACTCAGAGgagcgagagcatgaatgccTTTTTTGATGGAGATGTTCATTCAAGGACTACGTTGAAAGAAATCGTTGATCAATTTGACAATGCACTGAGAAAGAAAGTAGAGAATGAGATTGTAGCAGATTTCCACTCATTCAATTGCATAGTCCCTTGTATATCTCATTTACCCGTGGAGAAAAAATTCCAAGCAGTGTACACGAATTATAAATTTAAGGAAGTGCAGTAA